DNA from Agathobaculum sp. NTUH-O15-33:
GAACGACACAATGAGTCCGGCATTAGGGAAAAAGGTTATCGCGTCTCAATCATTTTGGCATGGTTTGGGGGCTGCGTATATCGAACGGGACGGTCTAGGGAATGTGATCGGGTTGATTCCATTGCCAAGCGACGGCTACCAGTACATGAAAGACTCGGACAGCGGGCAGGTATGGTATGCATTCAGTGTGGATGGCATGACGCGAAAGTTTCAACCGGGCGAGCTTATCCTAACCTTTTTTGAGACCTATGATGCTAAAAAAGGCCGCGGCGTTCTTGATCTGGCACGCGACACCATAGCGACTGACCGCGCCGCACAACGATATCTGCGCAAGTTTTATGCCAATGGTGGACGGCTTTCCGGCGTGCTTGAGGTGGACACGGACGCCGACAAGACTACTCGCGAGCGAATCCGCGATGAGTTTCAACATTATGCGTCTGGCATGGACAACGTGTTTAAGGTTGCGCTGCTTGACCGAGGCATGAAGTATACTTCCCTCGGCATTTCGCAGGCTGACGCGCAATTTATTGAAAGCCGCGGTTTTTCGGTGGAAGAGATCAGCCGCTTTACCGGCATCCCGGAGTTTATGCTGCAAAGCGGCAAACAGTCGTACAACTCGAACGAGCAGCAGCAGCTGGTGTTCGTTACGAACGCGATCGTGCCACATGTGACGCAATGGGAACAAGAATTTGCTTATAAGCTATATCACGAATCGCAGTTAAATGATGGCTGCTATATGCGCGCTAACGTATCGGCGTTGATGCGCGGCGATGACGCGACGCGCTCAAAGTTTTATCAGACGATGGTGTACAGCGGGATTTTGAATCCAGACGAATGCCGAGCATTGGAGGAACGTAACCCGCAGCCGAATGGCGTGGGCGGTCATTTCTTCATCACAAAAAATCTGGACACCATCGATCATGTTGTGAAGGGGGTGAATGAATGAGAACGCAAATGAATGGCTATGTGGTGGCAGACGAGGACGCGGAACTGTACCGATGGTGTGGCTATACCGTTATATCCCCACAGGACGTGCGGCAGGCAATCGCAGATAATCCAGCGGGCGAAACGCTGACGTTTGAAGTAAACTCGCCGGGCGGTAATATGTTCGCCGGATACGAAATCTATAGCGTGCTTAAGGGCGCTGCCGTGCCGACCGAAGCTGAGATACAATCGCTGTCCGGTTCGGCTATGTCGGTGGGTATGCTGGGTGTCGACGTCATCAAGGCATCGCCGGTGGCACAAACAATGATCCACTTGCCGGCACTATCCACATCGGGCGATGCGGTGGAGCATGGCCGCAGTTTGCAGGCGCTGAAAAGCTTCACCGAAAGCGTGCTAAATGTCTACGAACTGCGGTGCAAGGGCAAAAAGACGCGCGCTGAACTGGCTGCCATGATGGAAGCTGAAACATGGATGACTGCGCAGGACGCGCTGGCTACTGGCTTTGTGGACGAGGTGCTTTACGATGACGACGGCATTATTGCTGCGCAAGTAGTAATGTGTGTTGGCAACGGCATTCGGGCGCTGGTTTCAACAGGCGGTTTGCCGGACGCCGCCGAGCTGCGCGCACGCAAAGCAGCGACGGAGCACAGTGCCATTACG
Protein-coding regions in this window:
- a CDS encoding phage portal protein; protein product: MIASRAMAAGQSVTYTEMDYDAMLKRIERIFSLDADDPEKSVAGAERLSPVAGAHRIFTSAMSVIPIALKQKKDGQRLDVCDPYLDRVLHVRMNDTMSPALGKKVIASQSFWHGLGAAYIERDGLGNVIGLIPLPSDGYQYMKDSDSGQVWYAFSVDGMTRKFQPGELILTFFETYDAKKGRGVLDLARDTIATDRAAQRYLRKFYANGGRLSGVLEVDTDADKTTRERIRDEFQHYASGMDNVFKVALLDRGMKYTSLGISQADAQFIESRGFSVEEISRFTGIPEFMLQSGKQSYNSNEQQQLVFVTNAIVPHVTQWEQEFAYKLYHESQLNDGCYMRANVSALMRGDDATRSKFYQTMVYSGILNPDECRALEERNPQPNGVGGHFFITKNLDTIDHVVKGVNE
- a CDS encoding Clp protease ClpP; its protein translation is MRTQMNGYVVADEDAELYRWCGYTVISPQDVRQAIADNPAGETLTFEVNSPGGNMFAGYEIYSVLKGAAVPTEAEIQSLSGSAMSVGMLGVDVIKASPVAQTMIHLPALSTSGDAVEHGRSLQALKSFTESVLNVYELRCKGKKTRAELAAMMEAETWMTAQDALATGFVDEVLYDDDGIIAAQVVMCVGNGIRALVSTGGLPDAAELRARKAATEHSAITQKNNDKAALALQRARLNLLKNI